From Borrelia coriaceae:
TTTTCAAATTTGCAATTATAAAGTTCAATCTAAAAACACCAGGCCGTGAAGATCTAGAGACAGTCATAAAAACAAGTTCACAAAACACAGGAATATCAAAAATTGCAAAAAAAGTACTAGAAGGACTCGGGGGCAAAGACAACATCACATATCTTGACGCATGCGCATCAAGATTAAGAATAAATGTTAACAAAATCGAACTAGTAAAGTCTGTTACCTATTTTAAATCCATTGGAGCAAGTGGAGTGCTTAAAAAGGGAAATGGTATCCAAATTATATTTGGAGGATTATCTGATAATATAAGAATGGAAATGGATAAAACTTATATCAATGCATAAAAACATTTAAAAATATAAACTATCAATAAGAGGAGTTCAATTTTACAATCTCTCCTCTTATATTTTATAAAAAGGATAATACTATGTATAAATACCAATACCTCATTTCTGGGAAAGTACAGGGTGTGGGATTCAGGTTCTTTATAGAACAAATCTCAAATAAAATATCAATCAAAGGCTTTGTTAAGAATCTAGATGATGGAAGAGTCGAAATAATAGCCTTCTTCAACAATAAAGAACAAATTGAATTATTTGAAAACACTCTAAAAAAAGGCAACAGTTACTCAAAAATTGAAAAAATTGAAAAAAAACTTTTAGATAACAAATCTCCCTTTGATTTCAAGAACTTCCGCGCTTACTACTAATATCTTTAATATTCTTACCCTTAATTACTCTCCTTTTTCCAATTCTTGTTTTATTATTACCTTTATTTACAAAGTTAAGACCCCTTGAACTAGACTTAAAAAAATGTTCAACCCTAAATTTCAAAAAGTCTAATGATTTTTTATCCTTACAAAAAATATTTAGATTACCATCGGAAAATTTAATGTCAAGACCATAATTAGTTTCTGTTTTTAAAAAATTACAAGAAATAAATTCTCCATTCAATTCACTTCTTTTAAAAAGGAAAAAATATTTTTTACCTCGCTTAGAGTCTCTAAAATCAATTTTTAACCAATCATGCATTGGTTCAATTGACACTAAGTTATCATAAAGATAAGAAATATAAATCATTCTATCACCATCGACACTTAATGCCTTTTTAAAAAAATAAAGAAATCCTGTATCCATACAACTAACAAATATATTACAAACAAAGGTATTTTAAAAAAGGCTCCAAAATAATTAAAATTAAACATTGAATCAAAATCAACTTTTTATAAGCTCCTTAAACATTATATCCAAAAATTACGGCCAGATACTCACCAAGTTTGACATAGTTATAATTATAACCATATTTTTGCTTGAAAGCCTTACGAATTCTAACATTAAGACCCCGTATCATTTCCAACTCTTCTATACCATCTGATGTCATCAAATCTTTAATCACAGACAAAGTCTTTATATAATTCTCATCCATCATACCACTCTCCTTGAACAACATCTCCAATTGTTGCATGGTAATAACAGAATATGTAGTTTTTCTCCTAACATAGATATATATTCGTCTTTTAATCAATTTCAACAAATCAATATCAGCACTATCATCCAAATTTTCTAAGACATAACGATTATAATGAAAAGCCGTTATTATATCATCATGTTCATGTCCCAAAACCGTGGTTATCCACAAATTTAGCTCCATATTTTTTGGAGCAAATGCAAGATAAGAAAATCTACTATAAAGTCTTCTACAAAAATAAATTGACTCTTCAGGTTCAAATATATTTTCAAAGATCTTACGAAACAATCTATTATAACTATAAGAAAGATTTGAAGATACAATTTCTTTTGAAAGTTTTTCTGTCCTTTCCATATACCTTATCTCCTTTATTGAATCAATAATCAATTTAGAATCAGCAAAAGTAGGAAAAACAACTTCATGAACTAAATTATGCTCTTTCTTCTTTGCAATATGTTTCATTAAAATATGTTCACTATCTTCAACATAAAATTTAGATACTTTCAGTATTTCAACAGGACGTCGTCCTGTTGCCATTAACACTCCATAAAACTTCAACCTAATATCTCTTTTTTGAGTCAATAAAATATTGATTATCTCAATATAAGTTTTTAAATTGATCTTAACCGATATCTGCTCTCTTCTATAACTATTAATTTTTGAAATCTTATAATGATGTGAATAATTATTTAACCATTCCGGGCTTTTAAACAAACCTAGGAAAGACTCAAAATATACTTTTTGACCTAAAATATTATTAGCAACCATCAATTCTTCGATTCTACATAGATCTTTTATATCTATATTGGACAAAGCCTTAACCTCTTTAGGAATCCAAAAAAACAAAAGCTTATTTTTCTGCCTTATCTCCTCAATCACTGCAAGATTGATATATTCCTTTATTATTTTACGAGTTTTAGAAAGATTCAATATAATTGAAAGGTTAGTAAATTTATCTTTCCTTAAGAGGAGACTTTTATGTTGTTCAGCAAGAACACTCAAGTTCTTATTTAACCTAGAATATGAGATCTCGTATTTCAAATATCTAATATATATTGATTCCAAGTTTTTTCTAAAAAACTCAAGATCTTTTTTTACACTAACTTTTAAAGACATACTAAGTAAATTATATCAAGAAAAAGTGATAAGAACATCTAACTATCACCAACTTCTAAAACAAAAAATTAATAATAAAGCCTTTATTGTTGCATAAATCTCTCAATGGACTTAAAAACATAATAATATAGCACAATATATGTTTCTCTTAAGGTAGCATATTTAGAACTTCCTACAAAGTACATAAGTTCACTTGTACTGGAATTAATATCCTCTTCATGATTTCTAATCTCAAATTCACGATTAATATCTCTTATATGCTCTATACTAAAAGTATAAGTAGAAACTTGCCTATTATTATCTATATCAAGATCCTTGTTTAAGGAAATTATTCTCTTAAAAAATTTTTTAACTTGAAATTCAAATGAATTGGGGGAAATAGCATTAAAAAAATCAAATCTAAAACCAAAATCAAAAATAAATCCAAATCTATAATCCAACAAACTTGCTACTTCCGAATACAAAGTTATCTGCATAACAATATTTTTCATATCCTTATCCAATATAAAATAATAAGAATAACCATTAATATCTTTAACGGAGTTAAAATAATCTTTAGAATGAACTCGAGTTTTAAATTTACCACCACCTAAAAATTCATAACCTGCAATTTCCAACTTTATTGCTTCTTCTAAAGAAAGGCAAAATCTCGATGCAGTATTAAAATTACAAGAATAAAAGATAAAAACTAAAGTTAAACAAATCTTGTAAACTACTCTCAAAAATTCCTCGTGATAAAATTTACCTAGTATTAGAAACTTACATCTATTTAACAATATAGTAAACAACTCACAAATCAAAAAACATAATTTCACTATTACTAGAGTAAAAAATACAAAGTATAAACATAATTATTTAAAGACTTTACTTTCTGTCCAATATTCAATTAAAATATCATTAGCATTTTAAAGATGAAGATCAAACGATAGGAGTTTTAAGATGAGACAAGAAAAGACCAGCAAGATGCCATTTAACAAAGTAGTAGATAGAAGATTAAAGGTGTTTTGGGTAATTCAAAAATTACAACATAATTATTT
This genomic window contains:
- a CDS encoding acylphosphatase, whose amino-acid sequence is MYKYQYLISGKVQGVGFRFFIEQISNKISIKGFVKNLDDGRVEIIAFFNNKEQIELFENTLKKGNSYSKIEKIEKKLLDNKSPFDFKNFRAYY
- a CDS encoding protelomerase family protein, translating into MSLKVSVKKDLEFFRKNLESIYIRYLKYEISYSRLNKNLSVLAEQHKSLLLRKDKFTNLSIILNLSKTRKIIKEYINLAVIEEIRQKNKLLFFWIPKEVKALSNIDIKDLCRIEELMVANNILGQKVYFESFLGLFKSPEWLNNYSHHYKISKINSYRREQISVKINLKTYIEIINILLTQKRDIRLKFYGVLMATGRRPVEILKVSKFYVEDSEHILMKHIAKKKEHNLVHEVVFPTFADSKLIIDSIKEIRYMERTEKLSKEIVSSNLSYSYNRLFRKIFENIFEPEESIYFCRRLYSRFSYLAFAPKNMELNLWITTVLGHEHDDIITAFHYNRYVLENLDDSADIDLLKLIKRRIYIYVRRKTTYSVITMQQLEMLFKESGMMDENYIKTLSVIKDLMTSDGIEELEMIRGLNVRIRKAFKQKYGYNYNYVKLGEYLAVIFGYNV